A single region of the Lineus longissimus chromosome 14, tnLinLong1.2, whole genome shotgun sequence genome encodes:
- the LOC135498595 gene encoding uncharacterized protein LOC135498595 isoform X1 yields MFKGRSLPSPGTEKKKRLRKNKQMRKKAQLVEDQVASCSFQDGSLLDNESTRKPIAPVADSSHQDDCRQDTETQEQLNGAVVSTSSPNKSHCAARPYTQAWISKFASHGAPTGSSTLTKEAITVQTRKLCLQSSTERRSPEKCPSQESAKLRHLRSDYEKLEDKCEWLKDELVKTDRRYKYLYEQYNNVQFMASVRNERHKICTHFRMAEQVSSYAVKQVEESVFSNVFFNPDCDIDNVIVPIINVKLMKVLKVGDTCQIYKAACHTVNRFAAKQYSDENYASVVNREFRVLSCINATFTPFPIGEYYKDNKPALVTSFHHPTGTVYSLKDCFLDFPSHLSGRGWVKATVTFGFHLSHLFIRRFLHNNLKADNVVLDANEKGIDVILCSWKNSCRIESARILTEKQTKKLADNIVVPEVLRREKPFSIASNIYAFGCLGILVVKYCRAYEITDYNLPALERFCLKCVSPRSAARPDVELFDEYLESFDI; encoded by the exons ATGTTTAAg GGTCGGTCCCTCCCTTCTCCTGggacagaaaagaaaaagaggttACGAAAGAACAAACAGATGAGAAAAAAGGCTCAATTAGTTGAA GATCAAGTTGCTAGCTGttcttttcaagatggcagccttctGGACAATGAAAGTACTCGGAAACCTATT GCACCTGTTGCTGATTCTTCTCATCAGGATGACTGCAGACAAGATACTGAAACACAGGAACAGTTAAAT GGAGCTGTagtgtcaacaagttcaccaaATAAGAGTCATTGTGCTGCTAGGCCATATACACAAGCATGGATATCAAAATTTgcc TCACACGGTGCGCCTACTGGTAGTTCAACTCTTACAAAAGAAGCCATAACTGTTCAAACAAGGAAGTTATGTCTGCAAAGTTCCACAGAGAGAAGGTCACCAGAAAAATGTCCGTCACAAGAA AGTGCCAAATTAAGACATCTGAGAAGTGACTACGAAAAGCTTGAAGACAAGTGTGAATGGCTAAAAGATGAACTTGTGAAGACAGACAGGCGCTATAAATACTTATATGAACAGTACAACAACGTGCAATTCATGGCCTCAGTGCGGAATGAACGACACAAAATTTGTACCCACTTTCGAATGGCGGAGCAAGTGTCGTCATATGCTGTCAAGCAGGTTGAAGAGAGTGTTTTTAGCAACGTATTTTTCAATCCAGACTGTGACATAGACAACGTCATTGTTCCTATCATCAATGTAAAGCTGATGAAAGTATTAAAAGTTGGAGACACTTGCCAAATATACAAAGCCGCCTGCCACACTGTCAATAGGTTCGCTGCTAAGCAATACAGTGATGAGAACTATGCATCCGTTGTCAACCGAGAGTTTCGGGTGCTGTCCTGTATCAATGCCACATTTACCCCATTCCCAATTGGAGAGTATTATAAGGATAACAAACCGGCATTGGTGACTTCATTCCACCACCCTACGGGGACTGTATATAGCTTAAAGGACTGTTTTTTGGATTTTCCTTCCCATTTAAGTGGGAGGGGATGGGTGAAAGCAACGGTCACATTTGGCTTTCACCTCAGTCACCTCTTCATAAGACGGTTTTTGCATAACAACTTGAAGGCTGATAATGTTGTGCTGGATGCAAATGAGAAGGGCATAGATGTCATTCTGTGCAGTTGGAAAAATTCTTGTAGAATCGAATCTGCCCGAATTCTCACAGAGAAGCAAACAAAAAAGCTTGCGGACAATATTGTTGTCCCAGAGGTTTTGCGCAGAGAGAAGCCATTTTCAATTGCAAGTAACATTTATGCATTCGGTTGTCTTGGAATCTTGGTTGTGAAATATTGTAGGGCATATGAAATCACGGATTACAATTTACCAGCTCTGGAAAGATTCTGTCTGAAATGTGTGAGTCCAAGATCTGCAGCAAGGCCAGATGTTGAGCTGTTTGACGAATACCTCGAATCATTTGACATATAA
- the LOC135498595 gene encoding uncharacterized protein LOC135498595 isoform X2: MRKKAQLVEDQVASCSFQDGSLLDNESTRKPIAPVADSSHQDDCRQDTETQEQLNGAVVSTSSPNKSHCAARPYTQAWISKFASHGAPTGSSTLTKEAITVQTRKLCLQSSTERRSPEKCPSQESAKLRHLRSDYEKLEDKCEWLKDELVKTDRRYKYLYEQYNNVQFMASVRNERHKICTHFRMAEQVSSYAVKQVEESVFSNVFFNPDCDIDNVIVPIINVKLMKVLKVGDTCQIYKAACHTVNRFAAKQYSDENYASVVNREFRVLSCINATFTPFPIGEYYKDNKPALVTSFHHPTGTVYSLKDCFLDFPSHLSGRGWVKATVTFGFHLSHLFIRRFLHNNLKADNVVLDANEKGIDVILCSWKNSCRIESARILTEKQTKKLADNIVVPEVLRREKPFSIASNIYAFGCLGILVVKYCRAYEITDYNLPALERFCLKCVSPRSAARPDVELFDEYLESFDI, encoded by the exons ATGAGAAAAAAGGCTCAATTAGTTGAA GATCAAGTTGCTAGCTGttcttttcaagatggcagccttctGGACAATGAAAGTACTCGGAAACCTATT GCACCTGTTGCTGATTCTTCTCATCAGGATGACTGCAGACAAGATACTGAAACACAGGAACAGTTAAAT GGAGCTGTagtgtcaacaagttcaccaaATAAGAGTCATTGTGCTGCTAGGCCATATACACAAGCATGGATATCAAAATTTgcc TCACACGGTGCGCCTACTGGTAGTTCAACTCTTACAAAAGAAGCCATAACTGTTCAAACAAGGAAGTTATGTCTGCAAAGTTCCACAGAGAGAAGGTCACCAGAAAAATGTCCGTCACAAGAA AGTGCCAAATTAAGACATCTGAGAAGTGACTACGAAAAGCTTGAAGACAAGTGTGAATGGCTAAAAGATGAACTTGTGAAGACAGACAGGCGCTATAAATACTTATATGAACAGTACAACAACGTGCAATTCATGGCCTCAGTGCGGAATGAACGACACAAAATTTGTACCCACTTTCGAATGGCGGAGCAAGTGTCGTCATATGCTGTCAAGCAGGTTGAAGAGAGTGTTTTTAGCAACGTATTTTTCAATCCAGACTGTGACATAGACAACGTCATTGTTCCTATCATCAATGTAAAGCTGATGAAAGTATTAAAAGTTGGAGACACTTGCCAAATATACAAAGCCGCCTGCCACACTGTCAATAGGTTCGCTGCTAAGCAATACAGTGATGAGAACTATGCATCCGTTGTCAACCGAGAGTTTCGGGTGCTGTCCTGTATCAATGCCACATTTACCCCATTCCCAATTGGAGAGTATTATAAGGATAACAAACCGGCATTGGTGACTTCATTCCACCACCCTACGGGGACTGTATATAGCTTAAAGGACTGTTTTTTGGATTTTCCTTCCCATTTAAGTGGGAGGGGATGGGTGAAAGCAACGGTCACATTTGGCTTTCACCTCAGTCACCTCTTCATAAGACGGTTTTTGCATAACAACTTGAAGGCTGATAATGTTGTGCTGGATGCAAATGAGAAGGGCATAGATGTCATTCTGTGCAGTTGGAAAAATTCTTGTAGAATCGAATCTGCCCGAATTCTCACAGAGAAGCAAACAAAAAAGCTTGCGGACAATATTGTTGTCCCAGAGGTTTTGCGCAGAGAGAAGCCATTTTCAATTGCAAGTAACATTTATGCATTCGGTTGTCTTGGAATCTTGGTTGTGAAATATTGTAGGGCATATGAAATCACGGATTACAATTTACCAGCTCTGGAAAGATTCTGTCTGAAATGTGTGAGTCCAAGATCTGCAGCAAGGCCAGATGTTGAGCTGTTTGACGAATACCTCGAATCATTTGACATATAA